The DNA sequence GGGTTGATCAAGAGTTTTATTAGTAGGAAATAAACTTGATCACGGCCTTCTACGTTCGCTTTATAGACTTTATCACAGTATCGAATTGCTCGCTGAATATCACCTAGATTATTTAAATAGATTGATAAAACCTGTTCATGCCGGCCTAGCTTTCCAAGAATAATACAGCGCTCTTCAAACATGCTGTCATGAGGGAAGTGGATTAGAACTGTTTCCGGGCCGTAGCTGTCCGATTCCTCGAGAAATTTGAAcagttttgttttgaaattctgCGCTGCTTGTTGTTCTGCATATGTTGCTTTCGGTACAGAGAGCTGTTGAATTTTCTCTCTATATTGATGCACTAGAGCATTGTGAAAAATGCCATTTGTGTCCTTCCATACATGAATAACATGCTCTAAATACTGGATGACTAatgatttgtgattttttaataaataatcCAGAACACGTGGTCTGGGCAATTGTTCTACCTCCTCAATatcttctgtgaaaattttcaatcctTCCTCTGGATATTTTTGCAGCACCCAATCCGCAAACTGGAAAATCAAGTCCATCTCGTTTTTGCCCAGGTGCTGGAGATAGTTGACTGTTTTTTCACACCCAAATAATGGTGAATCGGGCTCATCGGCCAGTTCTTGAAGATACTCAAGTGCTTTAGAATGCAACCCTTTCGTTTGATATAAAATAATAAGCTCACTAAATTTATTATATTTCTTAAGGGTGTACTCAGTTTCTGTTAGGTGGCAGTAGTTTCGTCGCAATAGGGGCTCGACTAAGGCATCGTTTGTTTGGAGGTAGCACTTCAACAATGTTGTGTCAATGATCTGAAAGAGCTGAATATTTTGTGTCTCTGTTCCTGCTAATTTCCATCGTACCTCAGTCAGATACTCGATGAGAGCTAACAAACCGTTTTCCAAGTGCTTATCATTCAGCTCCAAGTCGGGGGTTTGAGACGTAGACAGATCTTGATCTTGCACTTGCTGGGGTAACAGGTTTGGAAAAAGGCGGATTACATCATAGGGATCTGTCCCGAGCTTCAAGAATTCCTGCATTGATTCCCGAAATTGCTTGTTGTTGAATAGATCAAACGCATACAATGTCTGAATCAAATGAATGTTCTTCTTGTCTTCACTTGTTTCATCGGAGAAGTTGGAGAGTTTCAGCGCCAGctgaaattgtttttcttcaagaagAAGCTGGATCTGTTTGCTGATTGGATTCCAAACAAGACACCAGACTTGCTCTGATGAGGCAACATAAGTTAGTCCTCGTTTACAGCGACATATGAGTTTAGGTTTTGCAAAAGGAATGGTTTGCACTAGTAGGGCTGGCTCAACGCTGCGAACTTCGACTGTTTCGTTGAGTACAGCCAGGAGGTAAGGGTCGTCATTTGCtggggaaaaaaagtaaaacagagATATAGTTAGATCATAGATATGATACATCATGGCAAGGGCGCTAGCATTCAGCAGCTTAGCTTCATTTAGAACATGAAAAGAAAGCAATGCAAACCAGATTTAATACTTACATATATCCATCTTGGAATGAACCGACAAATGAGAATTTATTTTGCTTGCAAATTGAGGTAAAATCAGTTAAGTtgattaaaaatgcaaaataaacaACAATTGTAGTATGTTGTTGGCAAGAGGATATTGATAACATTTCGATATGGTGGTATGTAACATACTCTTGTACGTTTCGAAAATTCTAATCTATAGGCGCCCAATCACTTGTTATTTGGCTATTTATTAAAAAGTCTTGGTCAAGGAGGTTTGTCTTTAAGAACCTGGATGTCTGCCAGACAACGAAAGcatcaaatcaataaaatttgttGCATTATGAATGCATAGTAAGCAGTGCTTCTTGGTGGAAgtaaattcttcattttcttaaaaagtCAATGGATCAATGATCTTGGATTTGATttagtaaaaatataaattaccgAGGCTGCTGGGTGTTTGGGACCACTTCACAGCATGCTCCACAGCGACATTTCCCTTTGTATCGATGATCACAGAGCCAAAATCTTTCCCAACAATAAATGAATCATCATTAAGTGGCGTGATGCTGGGTTCGGGTTGTTTGCCAACAGGAAATAAATCTTTTTTCTTTGGTGAATTTGTGTTCCCCTCACTTCCTGCTTCAGGCTCATGGTGCAGCTGCAATGGAAAACAGAAGAGAAATTATGTTCTAACTTTCTTGATTGGGCTGAATTATGACACTTAGTTACTTACTTTTCAGCCCGATATAAATatcttgaagaagaaaaattcactaaaCATATACTACGACTGATATGGGTAACGTTGTGTGATAAGAGAGTCTCGCACCACTCCTAACAAAAGGGCATCATGGATGTTGGATTAAATGAAGACAGATGAACAGGCTTTAGGGTTCAGTGGAATGTAACTTGCTCTTTTAACACcattaatattaaaattttaaaaagggaaaataagAGATAGAATTagagacaaaaaaattattaagacTTGTAAATTTACAATACATACCTGATAGAGAACATAATCATTTTTAAATCCCACACATATTGAATCTGCACACCATGCAAGAGCTCGAGGTACATCAGGTAGAACGATGTCTTCCCGCAATTCGAGAAACTCCCCTTTCTTCCAATAGTAAAACAACAGTTTTCGTTTCACAGCCACGCACATTCGCACATAGATTGCTGTTTTACCAGTCATCGATGTAAATTcctgagaaaattaaaagaaatataaATACTTGATCAAGTCAGAAATAACGAAC is a window from the Bemisia tabaci chromosome 10, PGI_BMITA_v3 genome containing:
- the Vps39 gene encoding vam6/Vps39-like protein; this translates as MYDVYEKHHLLKSNSSIEALAAYDDVLYVGTSKGNLAKYNINIKYEDGKMKVESSHLCCYYKNFSKKPIQQLDVIPHYNILISLSDNLVSVHDTNKTNFPLLHDLSKTKGATLFTLHLKEFTSMTGKTAIYVRMCVAVKRKLLFYYWKKGEFLELREDIVLPDVPRALAWCADSICVGFKNDYVLYQLHHEPEAGSEGNTNSPKKKDLFPVGKQPEPSITPLNDDSFIVGKDFGSVIIDTKGNVAVEHAVKWSQTPSSLANDDPYLLAVLNETVEVRSVEPALLVQTIPFAKPKLICRCKRGLTYVASSEQVWCLVWNPISKQIQLLLEEKQFQLALKLSNFSDETSEDKKNIHLIQTLYAFDLFNNKQFRESMQEFLKLGTDPYDVIRLFPNLLPQQVQDQDLSTSQTPDLELNDKHLENGLLALIEYLTEVRWKLAGTETQNIQLFQIIDTTLLKCYLQTNDALVEPLLRRNYCHLTETEYTLKKYNKFSELIILYQTKGLHSKALEYLQELADEPDSPLFGCEKTVNYLQHLGKNEMDLIFQFADWVLQKYPEEGLKIFTEDIEEVEQLPRPRVLDYLLKNHKSLVIQYLEHVIHVWKDTNGIFHNALVHQYREKIQQLSVPKATYAEQQAAQNFKTKLFKFLEESDSYGPETVLIHFPHDSMFEERCIILGKLGRHEQVLSIYLNNLGDIQRAIRYCDKVYKANVEGRDQVYFLLIKLLINPPDIYFGGSSHTTPPQPDLETALTILESNAGKIDALKVLSILPDDIQMTKIKHFLTLSLSKQLDERRRAQVLKGLVYAEHLQVHELRMFYESQSFLITEFNVCPVCKKRFTNQSAFVRYPNGDVVHYSCQEQVT